From Deinococcota bacterium, one genomic window encodes:
- a CDS encoding type II toxin-antitoxin system RelE/ParE family toxin, with the protein MLTAIEALRADPFKHGSVQLKGERARRMRVGDYRIIFEVSTAETMITIFRVAHRREAYR; encoded by the coding sequence ATGCTCACCGCTATTGAAGCTTTGCGAGCCGACCCCTTTAAGCACGGTTCGGTTCAGCTTAAGGGCGAGAGGGCGAGACGAATGCGCGTGGGGGACTACCGCATCATCTTTGAGGTGAGCACTGCCGAGACGATGATCACCATCTTTCGAGTCGCCCACCGCCGCGAAGCCTATAGGTAG